One window of Phycisphaeraceae bacterium genomic DNA carries:
- the nuoL gene encoding NADH-quinone oxidoreductase subunit L, producing MTTLFSTLTLASTSTGSGAAPALSPILFGPAEALLLLALPMLGVLLCTICAILRVKSKAPAFLTVACLAGAFIVAVRLFLARSDAPLITPGFEWFVLEWGDQPGQRLIGNFSLYIDSLTILWMLFVTGLGALIALYASEYMSPDLGTGYCRFFAAFNLFVFSMSCLVMGDNLLLLFLGWEGVGLCSYLLIGYYYKKPSAVEAAKKAFILNRIGDLGLLMGIGLTFVHFGSIEYREIFHAAQPYIEAAKAGRYSEIPFLVQLIPILLAIGAFGKSAQLPLYVWLPDAMEGPTPVSALIHAATMVTAGVYLVARMYPLFLLSEIALPLVAWVGALTAFFAATIGMAQFDIKRIMAYSTVSQLGYMFAGLGALTSTGAAFHVVTHAFFKALLFLSCGAIMHGFAGQLDLRKLSGLRRLKGWGIVSFGMLVGCLNLSGFPFSSGFFSKDMLIGSAFLTPGMAPVGWILLITAGLTAYYTFRVFFRVIVGPLEYQPGDELHSAHDDHAHDAHGSGHDDHNHIQDDHAHHDHGHGGHFHPHAPGWAINTVLLTLSLMSLGATALNFTNLPGSPHVEGGVVPEMVMQSSAAYQSPYSHHDAHEGEGDGGHEGPDAHSPPSYVPTSIAINNPDAHAGTFLGWNPHAVLYYVSGAFGFGGIFIAFWLHYVGRTTAATSKADALLPKLGPIPSWAQHKWYVDEFYNLAIRVPLLILAHIFHLFDKLIVDGMVRLFGAIPHWIGNTIRPTQSGELHGYAAGMAAGVALLLFIVFMLTLR from the coding sequence GTGACGACTCTTTTTTCTACACTTACTCTCGCCAGCACCTCGACCGGATCGGGCGCGGCACCGGCGCTGAGCCCGATCCTATTCGGACCCGCGGAAGCGCTGCTCCTGCTCGCGCTGCCCATGCTGGGTGTGCTGCTCTGCACGATCTGCGCGATCTTGCGCGTCAAGAGCAAGGCTCCGGCTTTCTTGACGGTCGCTTGCCTCGCCGGCGCCTTCATCGTCGCCGTCAGGCTGTTTCTTGCGCGATCCGACGCGCCGCTGATCACGCCCGGCTTCGAGTGGTTCGTTCTCGAATGGGGAGATCAGCCCGGCCAGCGGCTGATCGGCAACTTCTCGCTCTACATCGATTCGCTCACGATCCTGTGGATGCTGTTTGTCACAGGGCTCGGTGCTCTCATCGCGCTGTATGCCAGCGAGTACATGAGCCCGGACCTGGGAACGGGCTATTGCCGCTTCTTCGCGGCGTTCAACCTCTTTGTCTTCAGCATGTCGTGCCTCGTGATGGGCGACAACCTGCTCCTGCTCTTCCTTGGCTGGGAAGGCGTCGGCCTCTGCTCGTATCTGCTCATTGGCTATTACTACAAAAAGCCTTCGGCGGTCGAGGCGGCCAAGAAGGCTTTCATTCTCAACCGCATCGGCGACCTCGGCCTGCTGATGGGAATCGGGCTCACGTTCGTCCACTTCGGCAGCATCGAATACCGCGAGATCTTCCACGCGGCGCAGCCGTACATCGAGGCCGCCAAGGCCGGGCGCTATTCGGAAATTCCGTTCCTGGTGCAGTTGATCCCGATCCTGCTCGCGATCGGCGCATTCGGCAAGTCCGCGCAATTGCCCTTGTACGTCTGGCTTCCCGACGCCATGGAAGGACCGACTCCGGTCTCCGCGCTCATCCACGCCGCGACGATGGTGACGGCGGGCGTGTATCTGGTCGCAAGGATGTACCCGCTCTTCCTGCTCAGCGAGATCGCGCTGCCGCTGGTCGCGTGGGTCGGCGCTCTCACGGCGTTCTTCGCGGCGACGATCGGCATGGCGCAGTTCGACATCAAGCGCATCATGGCGTACTCGACGGTGAGCCAGCTCGGTTACATGTTCGCCGGCCTTGGCGCGCTCACGAGCACCGGTGCCGCGTTCCACGTCGTGACGCACGCGTTCTTCAAGGCGCTCCTGTTCCTTTCCTGCGGCGCCATCATGCACGGCTTCGCCGGACAGCTCGACCTTCGCAAGCTGAGCGGCCTGCGACGGCTCAAGGGCTGGGGGATCGTCTCGTTCGGCATGCTCGTCGGCTGCCTCAATCTTTCGGGCTTCCCATTTTCCTCGGGCTTCTTCAGCAAGGACATGCTCATCGGTTCGGCGTTTCTGACGCCGGGGATGGCGCCGGTCGGCTGGATCCTGCTCATCACGGCGGGCCTCACGGCGTACTACACCTTCCGCGTCTTCTTCCGAGTCATTGTCGGACCGCTCGAGTATCAGCCGGGCGATGAACTGCACTCGGCGCACGATGATCACGCGCACGATGCACACGGCTCGGGACACGACGATCACAATCACATTCAGGACGACCACGCCCACCACGATCACGGGCACGGCGGCCATTTCCATCCGCACGCGCCCGGCTGGGCGATCAACACGGTCCTGCTCACGCTGAGCCTCATGTCGCTCGGCGCTACCGCCCTGAACTTCACCAATCTTCCCGGCTCGCCCCATGTCGAGGGTGGCGTGGTGCCCGAAATGGTCATGCAGTCTTCCGCGGCATATCAGTCGCCCTATTCACATCACGATGCGCACGAAGGAGAGGGCGACGGCGGACACGAAGGGCCGGACGCCCACTCTCCACCGTCGTACGTCCCCACATCGATCGCAATCAACAACCCCGACGCGCACGCGGGAACTTTCCTCGGCTGGAACCCGCACGCGGTTTTGTACTACGTTTCAGGCGCGTTCGGCTTCGGAGGCATCTTCATCGCGTTCTGGCTGCACTACGTCGGGCGCACGACCGCCGCGACTTCGAAGGCCGATGCACTGCTTCCCAAGCTCGGCCCGATCCCGAGCTGGGCGCAGCACAAGTGGTACGTGGACGAGTTCTACAACCTGGCGATCCGTGTGCCGCTGCTGATTCTCGCGCACATCTTCCATCTCTTCGACAAGCTGATCGTGGACGGGATGGTGCGTCTGTTCGGCGCAATACCGCACTGGATCGGCAACACCATCCGGCCGACGCAATCGGGCGAATTGCACGGCTATGCCGCGGGAATGGCCGCGGGCGTTGCGCTGCTGCTCTTCATCGTCTTCATGCTGACCCTTCGCTGA
- the nuoK gene encoding NADH-quinone oxidoreductase subunit NuoK, with protein MNIAVLAQDGFPAAVQGITLAHYLFISAAMFSLGLIGFLTRRNLIIMFLCTELMFQAAGIALVAFSRFHMNMTGQSFVIFIVTVAAAEAAMALALVVLLFRRRESLDAEEWSELKG; from the coding sequence ATGAACATTGCCGTTCTTGCTCAGGACGGGTTTCCCGCGGCGGTTCAGGGCATCACGCTCGCGCACTACCTGTTCATTTCCGCCGCGATGTTCTCGCTGGGCCTCATCGGCTTCCTGACCCGGCGCAACCTCATCATCATGTTCCTGTGCACCGAACTGATGTTCCAGGCAGCGGGCATCGCGCTCGTCGCGTTCAGCCGCTTTCACATGAACATGACCGGACAGAGCTTTGTGATCTTCATCGTGACGGTGGCAGCGGCAGAAGCGGCGATGGCGCTCGCCCTGGTCGTGCTGCTCTTCCGCAGGCGGGAAAGCCTGGACGCGGAGGAATGGTCGGAGTTGAAGGGCTGA
- a CDS encoding NADH-quinone oxidoreductase subunit J — protein MDQIINPLALYAACGLGALGVCLALPRREGKNPQILGALLASIAGAIVLIAMGLKAGGFFGAGNSPTVYFYVFGLVALGASLRVITHPRPVYAALYFVLSILATAGLFLILSAEFMAFALVIVYAGAILITYLFVIMLATQSPTEGLENALADYDTQAREPVVATAAGFVLLAVLTTLLFQGMDALPSQKSPGGQSLLAEMPRKIESSLRESGKLPSGTIVAIDEHGEAIVDFAAKTVQVRNSAGEVQTLALPADLAVSNVEMVGFNLLRDHPGSIEIAGVILLMAMLGAVVLSRKQVQLDEDAKARHARSLAAEVAQGVETNP, from the coding sequence TTGGATCAAATCATCAACCCACTTGCTCTCTACGCGGCATGCGGCCTTGGTGCGCTCGGCGTTTGCCTCGCGCTGCCCCGCAGGGAAGGCAAGAACCCGCAGATTCTCGGCGCCCTGCTCGCGTCGATCGCGGGCGCGATTGTCCTGATCGCGATGGGTCTGAAGGCGGGCGGGTTTTTCGGCGCCGGCAATTCCCCGACCGTCTATTTCTATGTGTTCGGGCTGGTGGCGCTCGGTGCTTCGCTCCGCGTCATCACCCACCCGCGCCCGGTCTACGCGGCGCTCTATTTCGTCCTGAGCATTCTCGCAACGGCCGGTCTGTTCCTGATCCTGTCGGCCGAATTCATGGCCTTCGCGCTCGTCATCGTGTACGCCGGGGCGATCCTCATTACCTACCTGTTCGTGATCATGCTGGCGACTCAGTCGCCGACCGAGGGTCTCGAAAACGCTCTTGCCGATTACGACACGCAGGCGCGCGAGCCGGTCGTGGCGACCGCCGCGGGCTTTGTGCTGCTTGCCGTGCTGACGACCCTGCTGTTCCAAGGAATGGACGCTCTTCCATCGCAAAAGAGCCCCGGCGGGCAGTCGCTCTTGGCGGAAATGCCACGGAAGATTGAGTCGTCGCTACGGGAAAGCGGCAAACTGCCCAGCGGAACGATCGTCGCGATCGATGAGCACGGCGAGGCGATCGTGGACTTTGCAGCGAAGACCGTACAGGTCCGAAACTCCGCCGGCGAGGTTCAAACCTTGGCGCTCCCCGCGGATTTGGCCGTGTCGAACGTCGAGATGGTCGGTTTCAATCTGTTGCGCGATCACCCGGGTTCGATCGAGATCGCCGGCGTGATCCTGCTGATGGCGATGCTCGGCGCAGTCGTTCTGAGTCGCAAGCAAGTCCAGCTTGACGAAGATGCCAAGGCGCGCCACGCGCGCAGCCTCGCCGCGGAAGTCGCGCAGGGTGTGGAGACCAATCCATGA